CTACTGGCCGAacgtttgcacttctagtgcttcttcacaTTTACCGTAAATCTAGTTATTGTAGACACAATTGGTATTTAGATACACAATCTAAACTGTAAAAGCTatagacaaatacaaacagaataTTAAGCTAGCAAtgtttaatataattatactaGTAGTTACGACTGTAGCCTAGAACTTCCAGACCAAAGAGTGCGTGAAGCTCGaaaactctagtctggaccacaacGGTACTAAACTGATTTCGAAAGTATTTGTCAAAAGCGAtactaaatggtagtctaacagcgtaggatcgctTCAACTAGAttaacatatcatttgtaaatcaTGTCATGGTATATCAcgaacgaagaagagacgGTTGCCAtgtttgcggtgatatcttggtgtacggcatgaaacgacgactctttaattcttcggcagaccgctagctaatctaaccgctcgactagcgagaatACCGAtcaaccagttgtcaaaggcgATGGTCTAGCGGCgatgctgtgcatgtcctgtcaccgtaAGATTGAAAAGATGGAAGAAAtaaagctgaaactaaaactataatgtgtgcgtgcaccagagtcttcatcacggctctggcgtgcgCCTAGCCGCCCAAGCGGATTTCACACGCAagcaatcagcgttagtggattagagtgcacttagcataaccaattattgatAGACCAATCAGATTTATTTGGGGTGGCTTAGAaagctatttccgaaatcattttattaccgttctggtccagactaagAGTTCGCGCACCGGGCAGGCTCCCTTGTCTGAAAGCTCGAGGCTATTACTTGTGAATCATGCATACCATTAGCTGTATGTACCATTGTGAGTAGGAATATTAACATCGCTACAGTAACTGACAAATCTTTACGAGATGGATCCACTGTCTATAAGCTATAGCAGATATTACAATAAATCTCAACTCACGTTCCGTAGTCTATCTACTCCAGATGGTAGCTGTTCTGTTCCCAATGAGCTATTGCTTTctagctttcatttgaagcgacgTTCGACGAAATTTTACACCACaggcgtaggaaccggggGCAGAGGGCTGGAGCTCCCTCGCTCACTGTAAGAATGGAAATTTTCTGactttgcaaatctgtttatggtctggcaagcgagctAGTTTTTGCTTACCCATAATGACATCCACGGTAGACTCCCTCTCCCGCTCGTGAACatatcttcctacgccactgcacacattgctatttaattaacttaccaTAACACACTGAACCGTAATGTTCTAACTTTGATGTCACACAACTGGCGCTATTGTGCCACAGGTGGCACCAGAACACCAAGCAAGCAAGGATTTGACACAATGGCTTGAAGCTACTCAAAGCAGATGCTGACGTCACGACTGTAACTGAACACAAGAGTCCATGATCGAATGTACCATGACGATATATACATAACTCGTTGATATTtatgtacgtatataaatGTGTGCATTTTCCTAAATGTTTAGGTTGGTACATTAGCCAGTCTCAACCAGGTGTGTCTACGTAGGCGTGCCATTTCTGTTGGGCACCGGAATGCGTAACTGGAAATTAAGGCACCAGCCATATCCCAACTTGGCCACTTCTAGTCACTCGGTACAGTATTCTTCTTACAATCATCTCATCTACGtaaaaataattgattttTTTTAAAAAGAATTTCTGTAGTGCAATTACCTATACTAGCCATACCGTGCCGACATCAAAATATTGTCACTCGTACAGGCCGACCATAAATTGCATGTATACGTATATGTATGGGTATTTATACTACAACCTGAGAGTGCCATTTGTAGCTCAATCGCGAAAGAGTCGTATTAAGTGAATGAGTCACGAGTTACAGTGCAAATTACCTGAAGCAAAACTAGTGATCACCCGTATTTCCATCTACCAAAATACGAAGTATAAATGGGTaactggtctttgactgggcaTGCAAGCAGCTACTGACCATGACTTTGGTAAAGTACTTTGGGGTCCTTATCTCAGTTAAATTTAAAGTACTTGGCCCTACTTGAGGAGATTGCCAGTGCAGGGCCAGAATGTCTTAGGGACTGAGAATGTGTGACATAAAAAGGCAGATCCTGATATATTGCCGTGTTTCTACCACAATCAGAGTTGCGCAACctttaaaataataatgctTAAAACAGACAACTGATCTGGTACTGCATGAAATATGGAATGAAAGCACACGTAAGGTAACGCATAAACTTATACACGTATCAAATGTCGTTTGAATTATACGTCTATTACGTGACCAGTCAAATATATAGGTATAAAAGTGAGATGCACacatatataatttatatgcACACAGTGTATTCATTGGTATACCTGTAACATGCAGGAATCAGGTTTTCTTGAGATGAAACTCCAAGGCCAGGCTTAGACGTTTTTACCAAGTGGTTTCATTAAACTGATTTAAGTTAATGAACAGCCTGTCTACATCTGCAGGTATATTCTAAACAAATATTCTAGACAGATTTCCTAAATTCGTTTGTAGCTAGGTTTACTAAATTTGGTTTAACTATCGGCTGAAAGGAGCGCGCTTGCGTGAAGATGACTGCCCGCTGCCGTTTCATGTTTGTCACCTATTATTTTGTTGGTACTGCAATTGGCTCGAAGATAGAACCGTCAtcagagaaatcagcagctacgtACTGCAGGCACCCAGACTCATATGCATGCTGAATGAGGAAACTCAGTGACAAATACTGTTGCCCTGACTCGACGAAAGAGCAGCCAAATCTATATCGCAGTAATAATCGTCGTAAAACTGTTGCGCCATTGCAAAAAAATGTGCGCGGATGCCTCGCATATCCGGGATGCGCAAATCCACAGTGAAAACCGTCGACATCTAGAACTGGCTTAGTTTATAACAAGGAGGGCGCATGCTCTAGATGTAGCAACTCTAGTTTGCCGTGGTTTTGCCCTGCGATTTGGTCTTAGCGCTTCACGTAGCGCAAAGCGCCAGATGCGCACAGCCGTTAACTACATGTACTTGGGTTTTGGATATGACCGGCAGTGGCGTAGAAGAAGTTCAAGAGAGAGGGACTGTACTGCTGATGTCATGCTTTATCAGTATGCAAAAACTACCttgcttgccagaccgtaaacagatttacAAAAGTCAGTAGCACAAATAGATTTCAATATGCAAGGAGCTGCATCCCCTCCCAACCATTCCCCCGTTCCTGCACTTGTGTAATGTCCGCTTTGGTGCAAGTTCGCTTGTTGACGTTTTAGTTCAGCTTCATATGCACTGTAACAGTTGCTACCCTGATTCAGTATTGCTGTTTCAAATACAATGCAAATACAAGTGTGTTCAAATGTTTAGTGATTCTCTCACACTACAAAACCACTAGATAAGTAACTGTATTTACAGTACAACTTCCCTAGTTGTAGAAGTTGCGAAACGGAAATGGTGATACAGACAGCTTTTACTGCATATCAAGTTGCGCGTATTGTAATATCAAGAACCGTTTCGCATAACGCGTTACAGAGTTGAGAACATCACTTTAGTTTTCACTTACATAACAGCATCACTTAATACAAACAGTGGCTTACTTCAGCTAATGCAATTTGTCCCAAGTAATGCACAGTATTGCGCTTACACTGGTAATTTCTAGCTGAGACATACATGTTCATAACACCACGTGTGTTGTCATTCAAGCTACTTCTAACCATTACCTACAGCGGGAATTAGGACGCTAAGCACAAACTTAGAAATTTTTGTGTATACACCGTATCCTGCCACGCAAGCCTTGGAAAATCCAAAGCTGACAATTCCGCAAAGAAAAAACCGGTTGGTATTGATATCCTGACACATCATGGGGCCTCCGCTATCTCCGTGACAAGCATCCGCTTGATTGCCTCGAGCACACAACATGCTGTCTGTAAGATTTCCGTGAGAATAGATTTGATCGCACTGTGACCTATTTTGTATAGTAACTGTAGTCTCTCTCAAAACTTGAGATAACGCAAGGTGAGATGAAGTGTACCTTCCCCATCCAATAATAATAACTCTCCGACCAATGTAGACATTTGATGAGTTTTGGTAGTAAATTGGATCCTGATACAAACAGATTGGTCGAACAAACCTGTTGAAGGTAACATTTTTGTCTAGACGCAGCAAAGCAAAATCATTGTCCAAAGTAAATGGATCGTATCCTTTCATTATTGCTGTGCTGACGTTTGCCTTGTAAGTCTGTTCGCGTGGATTTCTTAGATACAAATACTTTTTGCCGAGTTGAACTCTAACTATTTCTTGAAAAGTTCCTCGTTCGTCGTAAATACAATGAGCGGCAGTTACGATCCATCGGTTGTTAATAAGAGCACCTCCACAAGAAAATTTCCAGATTGAAGAAGAATTCATATAAATGGCCACCATCCATGGCCACGCACCATATGCCGATTTATCTCCTTCGTATATTCGAGAATGAAACCCAGGTAACCCAGAGATACCACACTGTCCCCTTATTGGCTCTGGCATGCACAAACTCCAGTTAGACAAAACATTTAAATATATTTCAAGTACCTAAAGCAAATTAGTATTCTTACGTGGAACGATGCTTAAAGTGAAGTTGCGAAACAAGCGGAACGATTTGACCAGAAAAACGTGTCTGTCACTTGGTGAAGAGGCAAGTGCGTGTAGCTCCTCTTCGTTAACATCAGATCCTATTCCAAAAGCGAATACTTCTATTGCGTTCTTTTTCAAATGTTCGACTGTAGCCGCAATGCTCGGACCCATGTTCCTATACCCGTCGGTCAGCAAAATCACAACTCGCTTTGTGTATGTCAATGATCTCCCAGACGTCTTGAACATTTCTATTGCACGTAAAAGTGCCTGACCAGTATTAGTACCTCCAGAGTTCTTATACCTAAAGTTTCTCACTGAGCGATTGAAATCGCTAGAATTGTCTGTCAGAATTGAAATGACGTGTATTTTATAGCCAAATGCAATAGCGCCTACATTCGTATGCAATGGCGAAACGGGAAAATGTCGAGCTACCATATTTGGAAACGGTTTTAAGGTTTTGTCAAATTGTCGTCGAGTAATGCTTGCTGACGTGTCCATCACAAAAATAAGATCTAATGCAACGTTCATTCCTCCATCGCTGTCCTCAGTATACTTTGTTTTGATCTGGGAGATAGGTTGAGCGGCAGCTGTGAATGTGATTAAACGGTTAAAGAAATTATCCTGAAATGATGAAAGTAAACGACTGGAATCCTTGAAAGTTGCAGAAACAACTATAATCAAcgcaaataaaaattattaagcATGATGGTATAGAATTGCATTACTATTAAAATTTATCCAAAAGTTAATATTGctaaatacaaatacaatgcTAAACTGAAtttgttgtacagtatatgtaagTACAGCTATATGGTGATCATAATTCACGATAAATTCAACAAGTGACCACAGCACAATTTGAAACCAAACACTGTCCGTAAGCGAGACATGTCCGGTATTTCGTAGAAGTTTTTCCATATTCAATGTTTTTCAGTTTTTAATGTTGTAAATTAGTACAATTTTCCTTCGATTTTTATATGTCGTTGACTTGGTAACTCCACATTTTGTCCGCAACAAAATCACGGCGAAAACTTCTTTCCAACTTTCTTGACAATTTGAACCATTCCTACCTGAGTAAGACCGGAACGCTCTTAgttaatcaatttaaaatgCCCAAGAAATCGATATTGTTGGAGTGAATGTCCGGTGAAAAGGATGTGAAAATATGGAATGTCTTGATAGTGAATGTATACTAGCAAATGATAAAAGATGTGAAGTGCATTGTGCAAGAGTGCATTGCAAATACTAATTATTGCCAAAACTATTTTGATCAAAATTTATATATTGGAAGCTGAAACATGAAAACTGTAAACGAGCTAAACGCCTTCGCGTCATCAAGCTATCCATGTGAGTGTTTGATCAATCTTCAAAGGGGTCGACCACACTTCTCGGCATTTTCACGAGTGTACAAACGTACGCGTTTTTGTTTCGCCGTCACCGTCCCCCTTCCATGAAATTTTACGGGGAAAGTACTGACCTGATATTtatagatgattaaatagACCCATACTTGATATATTTTCTCTTCGTCCTCATCTATAGCTTCCAAAAAGCTTCTTTCAATATGACATCCTTCTCCTCATCACTCTCAACCTTACAAAAACTCATGGACCTTACTCACAATATCATACTTCATGTAGTTAACTGTTAAAACGCTGATAGGCATTGACAAGGTGTGTATGGACAGATCTGACGAATTTGCTCAATTCTGCCGGCCTCCCTACGTTCTCCATCAAGACACGAGGGGAGAGAAACCCTGACATTGCTCATTAACCCGGATGCGAAAACTGCTCTTAGGTATTATCGTAATTCTTGTTGGTTTGACCACGTATATCTGCGTGCGATAACATTGAATTACCTCGATGAAAACGTCCTGTGAATGCGCTAGAAAAGCATTTTTGCAAAGCGCACGGCTGATTTTGTTCCCTTTTCCCAGCCTAGGTTTTGTATGTTCGTAAAAATGCCGAGAAATATGGACGACCCTAACCGCTGtcaattttttaaaaaatttataacATACATAATTATTTGACCTATTATAAAATTTCCGACTTTGTCAATATAAGAAAAATAGGTCATCAGTTGTTTACTCATAAATCTATGTATTTTTCAAAGTTAATGTAGAATTTAAAATATCAATGCTGCGCTTTTATATTAACAAGTAACAAATATTAACTCTTGGACCTTGTTTGATGCAAGTCGGAATAGATGGACTCCAAGTTCTATTTGCAGTGCAAGCGGCAATATCTTCTCCTACCAACGTGTAACCAATGTTGCAAGAAAATCTGACTGTACTGCCAAAGACGATATCATTTGCTGTAAATTTTCCATTTGGTAGAGTTGGGAAAAAGCAGCGAACAGCTGTAGTAACAGCGCCATATGTTTACGTAATTTGCAATAGTCAACGCTCGAGACGTACCCAAACAATTCGCTTGACGTCGAACGTAAATCCGCCGCCCACCAACAGAGCAGACGGCTTGCAAAGTACTGTGAGCATAGTAGCCTGTGTCACAGACCAGCTTTACTATAATTCCAGTGCCATTACTCTTGGAAATAAATTTTCCATTACGAACCGACAATGATGGAGAGCACTTTAGTTCTGTAAcgcaaaaataaacaaaaatcatACAACATATCTTTACCACAAAACATGCTGTCACGATATACGTAAACACACGGCGTCTCCACTCCAAGTTCTAGAAGATAAACATTCTCTCCGATTAGAACCGACGAGTGTGTAGCCTGAG
The DNA window shown above is from Corticium candelabrum chromosome 13, ooCorCand1.1, whole genome shotgun sequence and carries:
- the LOC134189097 gene encoding complement C2-like yields the protein MGNDRLRSAVWFIIVFNKVALATICLDHEFLDEQWGWCQSCRSCLPGVKVVTNCTKTSNTVCHPESECTNSQHVYDKKYTNSYQCRPVRPADCKDGLLTSHSPTDCSTKGDNCRCRRVPSDHTKVECYCGTVTPTLTESVDLCHGSPEDLIGFSGTFQLVNYASNRDCQWQIHGNVGFKVMVTLAIQKNENWRDSVTILDGDSSGSVITRLTGYRDIQSVVSCSKSLFVRHRNVYGASKLTFTASFTSIDRITSPDYPKPYPLSTRRLWIVCALPMQPTYLDFTDFDLEESDYVTVSSEGLLTIFQGRLAQPFRIVVTSMTTIIFNSGSLRKGKSLRRFSVHFGISPSHIQVCESLFIANGQLNSTNTRVGTIVSVNCDSGYTLVGSNRRECLSSRTWSGDAVCLQLKCSPSLSVRNGKFISKSNGTGIIVKLVCDTGYYAHSTLQAVCSVGGRRIYVRRQANCLAVRCFFPTLPNGKFTANDIVFGSTVRFSCNIGYTLVGEDIAACTANRTWSPSIPTCIKQVVSATFKDSSRLLSSFQDNFFNRLITFTAAAQPISQIKTKYTEDSDGGMNVALDLIFVMDTSASITRRQFDKTLKPFPNMVARHFPVSPLHTNVGAIAFGYKIHVISILTDNSSDFNRSVRNFRYKNSGGTNTGQALLRAIEMFKTSGRSLTYTKRVVILLTDGYRNMGPSIAATVEHLKKNAIEVFAFGIGSDVNEEELHALASSPSDRHVFLVKSFRLFRNFTLSIVPQPIRGQCGISGLPGFHSRIYEGDKSAYGAWPWMVAIYMNSSSIWKFSCGGALINNRWIVTAAHCIYDERGTFQEIVRVQLGKKYLYLRNPREQTYKANVSTAIMKGYDPFTLDNDFALLRLDKNVTFNRFVRPICLYQDPIYYQNSSNVYIGRRVIIIGWGRYTSSHLALSQVLRETTVTIQNRSQCDQIYSHGNLTDSMLCARGNQADACHGDSGGPMMCQDINTNRFFLCGIVSFGFSKACVAGYGVYTKISKFVLSVLIPAVGNG